TCGTCGACAGCGCCTGCGGCTACGCGGCGCTGAGCCTGGCGGCGCCGGGCTTCGAGGTGGTGTCGGCCGAGTTCAAGATCAATCTGATGCGGCCGGCCATCGGCACGCATTTCCTGGCCGTGGGCAAGGTGCAGAACGCCGGCCGCCTGCTGACCGTGTGCAGCGGCGAGGTGCGGGCCTTTCTGAGCGAGGACGCCCGCGACTTCAAGGTTGTGGCCTTGATGCAGGCCACCATGGTGCTGGTTCAAGCCCGCTGAGGCCCCGCCGCCGACCCAACCCCGGGGAAATCACCGGGAACTGGGCGCTATGCGCTCACTACACTGCCCGGGCGGTCCATGGGCCGGGCCTGAGATCGCGGGTCGGGTGTGACCGGCTCACTGCAGCGGGTTTCTTGCGCACCACGCTGGAAGAAATCCGCGGCCCCATCCCGGCCTGTCCATTTGTTCTCGGTCTTGACCGCTTGATTGCTCACCACCCCTGAGCCTGCACTCAATTCGACCCCTGCTGTGCCGATACCGCCGTCAATGAGCCGAGCATCCGTTTTCACGAAGGCTGAATCGCCTGTGCCTGCACGGGCGCGCGCCATGCCGGCCTGTGCCGGCTGGCTGCTGAGCCTGAGTTTGCTCGGGCTGACCGCCTGCCAGCCCGGCGTGCCCGAGCCGGATGCCTCGAACCGGGCGCAGCAAACCAGCGGCAAGAACACTCAGACCGAACAGCAAGACCCCATCTGGGACGAGCTCGAGCGCGTCGAACGCGAAGGGCGCAGCCACCCGGCGGCCAGCGAGCATGTGCTGCATGAGATGCAGCCACGCACCGCGCCGGGCAGTCTGGCGCGTGTGCAGCTGCTGGCCTTGCGGGGCTATCTGAGTACCGAGATGCGCGATGCCGCACTGACGGCCAGCATCATCAAGGACTTGGAAGAGTGGCCCAACGAAGCAAATCGGCGCGCTGCCAACCTGGCCCTGATTTACATCCGCGCCCGCCAGCAGCGCTTCAGCGACGGGCTGCGCCAGGCCGAGCGCACCATGGCCCCCCTGGCCGGCTACACGGTGCAAGAAACCGGGCCGCTGCTGCTGCTGCGCTGCCATGATTTCCTGTCCTTTGTGCAGAGCGAGACCGGCGATGTCGACGCAGCGATTGCCAATGCCACCGAGGCGCTCAGGCTGGCCGATGCGATCGGCAAACCCTGGCGCCGCGCCCAGACCCTGAGCAACCTGGCCTTCATCTACCACCAGGCACAACAGCTGGACCTGGCCCGCCAGTTCAGCGACAAATCCCTGGCCGAGGTTGACCAAGACCCCAGCCCGGCCCTGCTCTACGACATCTACACCATGCGCGGCATCGTGCTGCAGACCTTGGGCTTGATGGACGGTGCACAGCAGGCCAAGCAGGCGGCCCTGGATGCCGCCCGCCAGGCAGGCTCGGACACACTGACCTCGCTGGCCCTGGGCAATTTCGCCGATTTCCACCTCAATCAGGGCCGCTACAGCCAGGCTCTCAAGTTCGCCGATGAGGCCTTGGCTCTGGCCCTGGCCACCCAGCACATCGACTACGAGCTGCTGGCCCGCCACAACCGGGGCATCGCCAAGATCGGCTTGCGCCGTGTGGAAGAAGGCAAGCGCGAGGTGCTGGCTGCCCTGGCGCGCGACGAGCAACGGGGTGCCGACACCATCGTCGCCAATGCCTGGCTGGAGCTGGGCATGCATCTGGAGCGGGCCGGCGACCTCAGCGCGGCCGTGGAGGCGTTTCACCAGCACCGCCGCAAGATCGACAAGGTGCTGCGCGACGAAACCCGAAAGACCCTGCTGGAGATCCAGGAGAGCTACGAAGACGAACGCCGCGCCAAGGAAATCGAGCTGCTCAACCGCGACAACAGCCTCAAGACCGAGCAGTTGCGCGCCCGCGATCTGCAGCTGCGCCTGTGGGCGGCGCTGGGCGGCTGCATCGTGTTGTCTGCCGTGCTGCTGGGCCTGGCCTACCAACGCATCCGCAAGACCAACCGAGCTCTGGCGCACAGCAATGCCGCGCTCAAGATGGCCAGCGAGCGCGACCCGCTGACCGGCCTCGCCAACCGCCGCCATTTCCAGGCTGCCATCAAACGCCTGGCCGACAAGGGCATGCTGAGCGGCACGGTGTTCCTGATCGACATCGACCATTTCAAGCGCATCAACGACCAGCATGGCCATGCCGCCGGTGACACGGTGCTGATTGAAATCGCCCGCCGCTTGCAAGCGACGTTGCGTGATGAAGACCTGGTGGTGCGCTGGGGCGGTGAAGAGTTCCTGATCCTGGTCGAGACCCGCGAGGTCAGCTATGCCAGCACCCTGGCCCAGCGCCTGCTCGACCAGATTGCCGCACCCACGGTGCGGCATGGTGCGCAACACATCCCGGTCACGGCATCGATCGGCTTTGCCAGCTTCCCGGTGGCGCCGCATGAGGTGGCAGTCAACTGGGAGCGCGCCATCGACCTGGTGGACACGGTCATGTACCTAGCCAAGGCCCATGGCCGCAACAAGGCCTATGGCATTGAATCCATGCAGGCCAGCGATGAAGACGGCCTGCAGGAGCTGGCCAAGGGCATGGAAGCCGCCTGGCAATCGGGTCAGGTCCAGCTGCTGACCCTGAACGGCCCGGCCCGTTTCGAGGAGAGCCGGCTGTGAAGCGGGCGCTGCACGCAAGCATTCTCGGCACCGGCCTGCTGCTGGGTTCGGCCTGGGCAGCTCAGCCACCGCAGGCACTGGCTGCCGCCCTGCCAAGCCAGCTCGATCAGCTGGTGCGGCGCGAAGACGATCAGTTGGATGAGGTGCTGCATGCCCTGCAGACACTGCGCCAGGAGCTGGCCGGGACAGAGCGGCCCGGCCCCGAACAGGAAGCGCGCATCGATTTCGCGGAGGGCATGGTCCGCCTGGTTCATGGCGACCGGATCGGCGCTCAGAAGATGGCCGATCAGCTGGCCCTGCAGGCCGGCCAGCTGACGCGCAGCCAGGTTTTGCGCGGCGAGATCGCCAACCGCGATGGCCACCTGCAAAGCACGGCCGAGTGGGCCCGCCTGGCCCTGCAGACGCTGGAACGCAACTGCCCGCGCCAGACGCTGAAGTCAGCTGTCACCCAGCAAGTCTGCGACTATCGCCTGGCCTGGACGGCACTGCGCCTGCTGGCCCGCACGCAGATGGCCGAGGGCGCAGTCTCGGCCGCCGAAGCCGGCCAGAAATATGCGCTGGAGCTGGCCCAGGCGGCCGAAGACCACCGCCGCAGCGCTTTCAGCATGGCCACCCTGGCCATGCTCTATCAAGACCAGAGTCAGCCCGAGCTGAGTCGGCGCTGGATAACGCTGGCCTTGCAGACCGCCCAGGGTGATCCGCAAGCCATGGGTCAGGTGAAATCCAACGAAGCCATCCTGGCGGCACGCGTG
This region of Paucibacter aquatile genomic DNA includes:
- a CDS encoding PaaI family thioesterase, producing the protein MSEDCEDRAARISRSFEAQGLMRTLGARLAWVGEGEVHIAMPNSPAVSQQQGFVHAGAITSIVDSACGYAALSLAAPGFEVVSAEFKINLMRPAIGTHFLAVGKVQNAGRLLTVCSGEVRAFLSEDARDFKVVALMQATMVLVQAR
- a CDS encoding diguanylate cyclase is translated as MPACAGWLLSLSLLGLTACQPGVPEPDASNRAQQTSGKNTQTEQQDPIWDELERVEREGRSHPAASEHVLHEMQPRTAPGSLARVQLLALRGYLSTEMRDAALTASIIKDLEEWPNEANRRAANLALIYIRARQQRFSDGLRQAERTMAPLAGYTVQETGPLLLLRCHDFLSFVQSETGDVDAAIANATEALRLADAIGKPWRRAQTLSNLAFIYHQAQQLDLARQFSDKSLAEVDQDPSPALLYDIYTMRGIVLQTLGLMDGAQQAKQAALDAARQAGSDTLTSLALGNFADFHLNQGRYSQALKFADEALALALATQHIDYELLARHNRGIAKIGLRRVEEGKREVLAALARDEQRGADTIVANAWLELGMHLERAGDLSAAVEAFHQHRRKIDKVLRDETRKTLLEIQESYEDERRAKEIELLNRDNSLKTEQLRARDLQLRLWAALGGCIVLSAVLLGLAYQRIRKTNRALAHSNAALKMASERDPLTGLANRRHFQAAIKRLADKGMLSGTVFLIDIDHFKRINDQHGHAAGDTVLIEIARRLQATLRDEDLVVRWGGEEFLILVETREVSYASTLAQRLLDQIAAPTVRHGAQHIPVTASIGFASFPVAPHEVAVNWERAIDLVDTVMYLAKAHGRNKAYGIESMQASDEDGLQELAKGMEAAWQSGQVQLLTLNGPARFEESRL